A window of Cyprinus carpio isolate SPL01 unplaced genomic scaffold, ASM1834038v1 S000006481, whole genome shotgun sequence contains these coding sequences:
- the LOC122143673 gene encoding uncharacterized protein LOC122143673: protein MRFENLLLCLQLLWTVTAIPWRPDARAVSGPTCVGLGQRVTLAHTLGCGRWVWKYIKGPSTYTPITYKEIVTWPPGLAPEPNCATEICCKTGSTHLPDTNLTGYTLALKMHHNITTWNQLNEYPGSNIGRQTLLYKINNYGQDPKKCYSMKDLEPATYMCRHTTTHNDTHLKFTELLFNLTNPEPKNHLKTFVWTGRKEGTYCVGKCEANMDNFTSPHNCSWTLHHCFNLTTCGYRKPTQCPKLYPTPPGGLIKGNVNKTLLHDVNLVITHVTYNISNILSAYVEHCNYNDETYTWLQSRIDDLVSDYKNRLAVQIPPARTKRDLFGNIAGLFGSVNSIANTYKITGQSQFSTWLANQVATGFQHITNSNENIIKAVRSEAQALLMASQTIFNQTRTIEHDLACRLYAQDLFTAARQEILDLRLHKTPRHVLKDLIEILDLHRWLTSEKMKNINYSELLSTLMMYNGNECIGCIGFFATFPLIHPDQVYLNSTTIRSIGVVVKDQIIKWDHLTGYMTLKGTETLFTTRTCCHETSSYVICTCNTLQPFSANDSKLINVQSLHGHSDAVQVSHTQWCVVSEMNSFTYGGLTCPANHTFCLEVKEDFSMGQINILGKVPLDVDVSPWWEDTFYEQGTQALVNTMDLVQGILLQTEYHLNQAQVEANLAKRTAEILSSSSTRSAWYAYTWWDWMFRGCAIASVLIFLFTLIQCCYFRCLLRAMRTSTNMAIALSPLRVPALQKLQP from the exons ATGAGGTTTGAGAATCTTCTTCTCTGTCTTCAGCTACTGTG GACAGTCACTGCAATTCCATGGAGGCCGGATGCCAGGGCTGTATCTGGACCCACCTGCGTCGGACTGGGACAACGAGTCACACTCGCACACACCCTAGGATGCGGGAGATGGGTATGGAAATATATTAAGGGGCCATCCACATACACTCCAATTACATACAAAGAAATAGTCACATGGCCTCCCGGATTAGCACCGGAACCAAATTGTGCAACTGAAATCTGCTGTAAGACAGGTTCTACCCATCTCCCAGACACAAACCTCACAGGTTACACACTTGCACTAAAAATGCACCATAACATTACTACCTGGAATCAACTTAACGAGTACCCAGGTTCAAACATTGGTAGACAAacactattgtataaaatcaacAATTATGGTCAAGATCCCAAAAAATGTTACTCCATGAAGGATCTAGAACCAGCAACATATATGTGTAGGCACACTACAACACATAATGATACACATTTGAAGTTTACTGAACTTCTTTTTAACCTAACAAATCCCGAAccaaaaaaccatttaaaaacatttgtttggacTGGACGAAAAGAAGGGACATACTGTGTGGGAAAATGTGAGGCAAATATGGACAATTTTACTAGCCCTCATAATTGTTCATGGACATTACATCATTGTTTTAATCTAACCACTTGTGGATATAGAAAGCCCACACAGTGTCCAAAGTTATATCCCACCCCTCCGGGTGGCCTTATCAAaggaaatgtaaacaaaactttgctTCATGATGTTAATCTTGTGATAACACATGTGACATATAATATTTCTAACATTTTGTCTGCTTATGTAGAGCATTGTAATTATAATGatgaaacatatacatggctacaGTCACGAATCGATGATTTAGTTTCTGATTACAAAAACAGACTTGCAGTCCAAATCCCACCTGCTCGTACTAAGCGAGACCTATTTGGGAATATAGCAGGCCTTTTTGGGTCAGTTAATTCTATAGCCAACACTTACAAAATAACAGGTCAATCTCAATTTTCAACATGGTTGGCAAATCAGGTGGCCACTGGTTTCCAACACATCACCAATAGtaatgaaaatataatcaaaGCGGTCAGATCTGAAGCGCAGGCGCTTCTGATGGCCAGTCAAACAATTTTCAATCAGACCCGTACCATCGAGCATGACTTAGCCTGTAGATTGTATGCACAAGATTTGTTTACTGCAGCAAGACAAGAAATTTTAGATCTTCGTCTTCATAAAACACCTAGACATGTTTTAAAAGATCTTATAGAAATTTTAGATCTGCATAGATGGCTTACTTCAGAAAAAATGAAGAACATCAACTATTCTGAATTATTGTCAACATTAATGATGTATAATGGAAATGAATGTATTGGTTGTATTGGGTTTTTTGCCACTTTCCCTCTAATTCACCCAGATCAAGTCTACCTAAATTCCACTACCATACGCTCTATTGGCGTTGTAGTGAAGGATCAGATCATTAAATGGGACCATCTTACGGGGTATATGACTTTGAAGGGCACTGAAACCTTATTTACCACTCGCACCTGTTGTCATGAAACATCTAGTTACGTTATCTGTACCTGCAATACTTTACAGCCTTTTTCTGCTAATGATTCTAAGCTCATTAATGTGCAGTCTTTGCATGGCCATTCGGATGCTGTCCAAGTGTCTCATACTCAGTGGTGCGTCGTGAGTGAGATGAATTCCTTCACCTATGGAGGTCTGACCTGCCCTGCAAATCACACTTTCTGCTTGGAAGTGAAAGAGGACTTTTCAATGGGCCAGATAAACATCCTGGGAAAGGTACCGCTAGACGTAGACGTTTCCCCATGGTGGGAGGACACTTTTTATGAGCAAGGCACACAAGCGTTGGTCAACACGATGGACTTAGTTCAAGGGATTCTTTTACAGACTGAATACCACCTCAACCAAGCACAAGTGGAAGCGAACCTGGCAAAAAGAACTGCAGAGATCTTGTCTAGTTCCTCTACCCGCTCAGCTTGGTATGCTTACACCTGGTGGGACTGGATGTTTCGGGGATGTGCCATCGCCAGTGTGCTCATCTTCTTATTCACTCTCATCCAGTGCTGCTACTTCAGATGTCTCCTCCGTGCGATGCGCACTTCAACTAATATGGCCATCGCGCTCAGTCCACTACGGGTACCAGCCTTACAGAAGCTACAACCGTAA